Proteins from one Mus pahari chromosome 10, PAHARI_EIJ_v1.1, whole genome shotgun sequence genomic window:
- the LOC110327520 gene encoding olfactory receptor 145-like: MALANGSLVTEFILLGLTDQPDLQMPLFLIFLIMYLITAFGNLTLIILIVLNSHLHTPMYFFLFNLSFIDLCYSSLITPKMLMNFTLEKNIISYMGCMTQFYFFGFFAISECYVLTAMAYDRYVAICNPLLYSVAMSPKMCTYLILGSYFMGFSGAMIHTGCVMRLTFCDGNTINHYFCDLLPLLQLSCTSTYVNEIELFIVTGKDIIVPTVIIFASYGFILSSILKIRSTSGRSKAFSTCSSHIIAVSMFFGSSAFMYLKPSSAVSMNEAKFSSIFYSIVVPMMNPLIYSLRNKDVKVGLKKTLRGMF; the protein is encoded by the coding sequence ATGGCTCTGGCAAATGGCTCTTTGGTAACTGAATTCATTCTCTTGGGCTTAACAGACCAGCCTGACCTTCAAATGCCCCTGTTCCTAATTTTTCTAATAATGTATTTGATAACAGCATTTGGAAATTTGACTTTGATAATTTTAATTGTGTTGAATTCTCACcttcacacacccatgtactttttcctctttAACTTATCTTTCATAGATCTTTGCTATTCTTCTTTGATCACACCCAAAATGCTGATGAACTTTACACTAGAGAAGAACATTATTTCTTACATGGGGTGCATGACTCAATTCTACTTCTTTGGCTTTTTTGCAATTTCTGAATGTTATGTTCTGACAGcaatggcctatgatcgctatgtggccattTGCAATCCGCTCTTGTATAGTGTTGCCATGTCTCCAAAGATGTGTACCTATCTTATTCTTGGTTCATATTTCATGGGATTTTCAGGTGCCATGATTCACACAGGTTGTGTAATGAGACTGACCTTCTGTGATGGAAACACTATCAACCATTACTTTTGTGATCTCCTCCCTTTGCTGCAACTCTCCTGCACCAGCACCTATGTCAATGAGATAGAGTTGTTCATCGTAACAGGAAAAGACATCATCGTGCCCACTGTAATCATCTTTGCTTCTTACGGCTTCATCCTCTCCAGTATCCTCAAAATAAGGTCTACTTCAGGCAGGTCCAAAGCCTTCAGCACTTGCAGTTCCCACATAATTGCTGTTTCTATGTTCTTTGGTTCAAGTGCATTTATGTATCTCAAACCTTCTTCAGCTGTATCTATGAATGAGGCAAAGTTCTCTTCCATATTTTACAGCATTGTGGTACCCATGATGAACCCTCTAATCTACAGCTTGAGGAATAAAGATGTCAAAGTTGGCTTGAAAAAAACCCTGAGAGGAATGTTTTAA